The following nucleotide sequence is from Salinigranum halophilum.
GCGAAGGGTGACGTTGTGCTCTTTGCTCCCGGTGAAGTATTGCAGGGCCGCCCCGTACTCGTCGGGGACGACGACACGGAGGTCGACCCGCTCGCCGTTGGCGCGGACGGCCGCCTTCTTCGTCCCCGATTCGATGACGCCCGTCGCGCCGTCCCAGTCGGCGAAGGCGGCGACGACACGGTTCGGCTCGTCGGACGCGACCAGCACGTCGATGTCACCGACCGTCTCGCGCCACCGCCGGATGGACCCGGCGACGTCGGCCTCGGCGACGGCGTCGTTGCCGCGCAGGTACGCGAGGAGGTCGTCCGCGACAGGGCGGGCCTCCCCCAGGAGCGCCCGTTCGCGCGACTGCCGGGCGAAGGGGATGTTCTCGAGGATGTTTTCCTCGGTCTTCTTCCCGAACCCCTTCACCTCCCGAATCCGGCCGTCCTCGGCGGCGGCTTCGAGGTCGTCGAGCGTCTCGACACCGAGTGCCTCGTACAGCTTCCCGACGGTCTTCGGTCCCACGCCCTCGACGCGCGTCAGTCCGGCCATGTCGACCGGGAGGTCCGCGCGGGCCTCCTCGAGTTCCTCGATTTCCCCGGTCTCGAAGTACTCGAGTATCTTCGCGGAGATGGCCTCGCCGACACCGTCGATGTCCTCCAACGCGTCGGCTCCCTCGGCGGCGACGTCCTCGATTGGTCGGGGGTCCTCCCGGATGTTCTCGGCCGCCCTGCGGTACGAGTTGGGCTTGTACGAGACGTCCTGTGCCTCGAGTAAGTCGGCGAACTCCTCGAACAGCGCCGACACCTCGTCGTTCCGGCTCATCGTCGGCTCGGTTTGTTGGCGTCTTCGCGTCCGAGCGCCTGCCGGAGGAACTTCATCCATCGCTTCTGGTCGGCTGCGTACTGGGCCTTCGCCTCGTTCTCGAGGTCGGCGGGTCGGAGCTGTTCGAGGGCGTTCAGCGCCCGGTCGATGCCGATGACGCTCTCGACGAGTGCTTCACCCTCTTCGTAGCTCACCTCGTTTCGCTCGATCTGCTGGACGCGCTGGAGGCGCTCGCGGCGGAGGTTCTTCTTCGCCTGCTCGACCCGGTCGCGCTCGCCGGGTGGGATGGTGTCCCGGCGTTTGATCTCGAAGACGAACTCTCGGAGGTTCACCTCCTCCCCCTGGACGACGATGCGGTCGGGGATGTCCGCGCCGACCGTCGCGCCCTCCCGGTTGACGCGTTCCAACAGCTGTTTCTGCTGGTACTCTTTCACACCTGTTCTACTGACGGGTCGGACTTTGCTCCTTCGCCGCCAGACGGGTGCAACGACGGTCGCGCCGGCACTGGTTCCGCGAGTCGTACCGAAGGGACGGACAGCAACGACCGACCGCACGAACACCGCACGCGACCGACCGCACGAACACCGCACGCGACCGACCGCACGAACACCGCACGCGACCGACCGCACGGCGCACGGACGCGGTGAAGCCACATCCTCCCCAGCCGACTGCGCTCCTCGCCGCGCACGTCCGTTCGCGGCTCCGGTGCTCGTCCCTCGCGCGGGTCGCGGACCGACGTCCGCGACGCCACGCGCTGGCACGCTCCCGGAGCGGTCGGCGCGCGACGAACGAGCGAACGCCAGTGAGCGAGTGAGCGTGCGAGGGTCTCGGCCGGGCTCCGTCCCGGCCGGACCGGCTGGGGAGGAAGAGGCTGCGGTCCATCACGCCCGTGTGTCGTGCGGTCCTCATGTTGTTCGAAGACACCCGCCCCCGTCGGCGTGGGACCACTTCGACCCGACGCGCCGCCGACTCTCGGTCAGTAATCGACGCTTCACCCACCAGGTCTCCGAGGCCGCCGCAAGAACGTCACTGGAAAAGAAGCTTCTTGGGGCCCCCCTCGGTATGGTCGGGTATGGGATTGTTCGACCGACTGCGCGGAACCGACCACCCGCGCGTCGCCTTCATCGGAATCGACGGGGTTCCATTCACGCTCCTCTCGGAGCACCCCGACGAGTTCCCCAACGTCGCCTCGCTCATCGAGGAGGGGAGCGCCGGCCCCATCGACAGTATCGTGCCCCCCGAGTCCAGCGCCTGCTGGCCCGCGCTCACCACCGGCGTGAACCCGGGCGAGACCGGCGTCTACGGCTTCCAGGACCGCGAGGTCGGCTCGTACGACACGTACGTCCCGATGGGCCGTGACGTCCAGGCGACCCGGCTGTGGGACCGTGTCAGCCAGGACGGCCGCGACGCCACCGTGCTCAACGTCCCGGTCACGTTCCCCCCTCAGCGGAACGTCCAGCGGATGGTGTCGGGCTTCCTCTCACCCTCCGTCGACAAGGCGGCGTACCCCGACGAACTCGCCGACTACCTCCAGTCCATCGACTACGCCATCGACGTCAACGCCAAACTCGGCCACAAAGAGGACAAGGGAGAGTTCATGGACGACGCCCACCGCACCCTCGACACGCGGTTCGAGGCGTTCAGCCACTACCTCTCCGCGGACGACTGGGACCTCTTCTTCGGCGTCTTCATGACCACCGACCGGGTCAACCACTTCCTGTTCAAGGACTACGAGCGCCTCGCGCCCGGTGCGTCCGGCGACACCGAGGGGCTGAAACAGGAGAACCGCGAGCTGTTCTTGGAGTTCTACCGCAAGGTCGACGAGTACCTGGGGAAGATCCGTTCGATGCTCCCCGACGACGTGACGCTCGTCGTCGCCTCCGACCACGGCTTCACCTCGCTGGACCACGAGGTCAACTGCAACGCCTGGCTCGAAGAGAACGGGTGGCTCTCGTACGCCACGGACGACCACGACGGACTCGACGACATCTCCGACGACACCCGGGCGTACTCGCTCATTCCCGGGCGCTTCTACGTCAACCTCGAGGACCGCGAGCCGCGCGGGTCGGTCCCGCAAGCGGAGTACGAGGCGGTTCGGAACGAACTCAAAGCCGAACTGGAAGCGTGGGAAGGCCCCGACGGGAAGAAGGTCGCCGCGCAGGTCGTCGAGAAGGAGGAGGCGTTCCGTGGCGAACACGACGCCATCGCCCCGGACCTCGTGGTCGTGCCGAACCACGGCTTCGACCTCAAGTCGGGGTTCAAAGACAAGGAGTCGGTGTTCGCACAGGGGCCCCGCAACGGCATGCACTCGTTCGACAACGCGACGCTCCTCGTCGACGACCCCGACGTCGCCATCGAGGACGCGGACCTCTACGACATCGCGCCGACCATCCTCGACCTGATGGAACTCGACTTCACGCGGACGGATTTCGACGGCGCGAGTCTCGTCCGGCAGTAACTGTCCGCACCCGCGCTGTGCGGTCAGGTGAGGTCGTCGAGTTCGTCGACGGCCCACCCGTTCGCCCCGCTCGAACCCGTCGTGTCGCGGCCGTCGTCGTCGGCTGCCGTGCCTGCACGACTCGCTTCTCTCGCCCGCTCGAAGAACGTCTCGACGCGCGGCGTCCGCTCGATTCCGCTCAACAGCACGAGCGACGCGATCTTCTCTGAACGCAGCGGGAAGTCACCGCCGCGGACCTGCATACACCCGGTCTCGTCTTCGACCCACCGACGGGCGCGCTCGACGCCCTTCCGCGGGATGGCCGCCGGGCGGCCCGCGACCACCACGAGCGCCGCCTCGGCACTGTCGGCCTCGATGCTTGTTCCGGTCAAGAGCGCTTGGCGGGTCGTGCTCGTCACGACGTTGACGTTCTCCCCGGCGTCG
It contains:
- a CDS encoding DUF5788 family protein codes for the protein MKEYQQKQLLERVNREGATVGADIPDRIVVQGEEVNLREFVFEIKRRDTIPPGERDRVEQAKKNLRRERLQRVQQIERNEVSYEEGEALVESVIGIDRALNALEQLRPADLENEAKAQYAADQKRWMKFLRQALGREDANKPSRR
- a CDS encoding alkaline phosphatase family protein, translating into MGLFDRLRGTDHPRVAFIGIDGVPFTLLSEHPDEFPNVASLIEEGSAGPIDSIVPPESSACWPALTTGVNPGETGVYGFQDREVGSYDTYVPMGRDVQATRLWDRVSQDGRDATVLNVPVTFPPQRNVQRMVSGFLSPSVDKAAYPDELADYLQSIDYAIDVNAKLGHKEDKGEFMDDAHRTLDTRFEAFSHYLSADDWDLFFGVFMTTDRVNHFLFKDYERLAPGASGDTEGLKQENRELFLEFYRKVDEYLGKIRSMLPDDVTLVVASDHGFTSLDHEVNCNAWLEENGWLSYATDDHDGLDDISDDTRAYSLIPGRFYVNLEDREPRGSVPQAEYEAVRNELKAELEAWEGPDGKKVAAQVVEKEEAFRGEHDAIAPDLVVVPNHGFDLKSGFKDKESVFAQGPRNGMHSFDNATLLVDDPDVAIEDADLYDIAPTILDLMELDFTRTDFDGASLVRQ